The window CTCGTGTTAAtccctattaaatatttatcattcaaaatcatcacttaaataAAACTCATTGTCTCTCGCAAACATGAGGAAACAATAAAGAAAATCTTCTTATTACTTTGCCAgtcttgtggataaaattaatctttctcatcagtttatgaataataaagagagctcatcatcatcaggccttTAACATCTTGACAGATGATTTGTGCAGTGTCTGTAAGCGAGGAACAACGTCTCGTAACTGTATAAGCCAAGGCGGGACCGGCATTTGCGACCGCATTTGTGGCAGCTGAAGTATGAGACTAAAGAGAGCTAATGTGGTCAATCATATTTTATAAGTTAAGTGCGCAATCTTGGAATCTCTGCAGCCACCGCCGTCCGTTGGCCGAACGGTTGAGCGGCGCCGTGCAGCCGTATCCGCCATTACCATTGATCATCATATAGTCGAAGCAGTCCGTCACGCCGTCGCTGTTGCAATCCTGAAATAAGCAAACAAAAcgttaacagttttgaatgattcacggttagtttcactagacttatcgACCAGGTAAAAccatgattaccttttgtatgagggtagaccgagcgcggtctacacaactttgacgCCCGCctgctatcttcagttacccgtgaagaagatgcatgtaactgcgtggAAATATcgagagctcgaaaacaatacaaaaggtaatcatggTTCATGTCCCGGTCGATATGTCTAGTGAAACAAAACGTTCTTGAAATGAAGGGTACCTacgaaaaacatttttatgcCACGGCTTTAGCAAGAAGCTCGCTGGCTTGAGCAGCATAACTTCAGCACGCTTATTAATTTTGTCAATTCACGTTACCTTTCCAAATTTCTGCAAATAGCCTTCGACAATCCTTGAAGCGCAGTGATAGCTTCTCGCGCAGTCTTCCCAagctgtaaataaataataactttgtaAAGAATAATATCTTAGATACTTATAATGCTAAAATGTCGCCATGTTCGTTCTTCGTCTtgcattaatattataataagtgGTTTGATAAGAAGTGATAGTAGGTAGTTCTTTGAACATTTTATATAAATCTTACAAAATTAGACTAGCTTCCAAGTTTCTCTCGGGGCTGATCTAAGACCAGCGTCTACCCAATACACGCTTGAAATTTTGAAAGGGCTGCAGTACCCAGCAGTCGAGAGACACATCACAGCGGGATAATAATTAGATGCATACCAGAATGACAGGCACACACACCATGGTTCCTCTGAGGATCATCTTCGGGTAACGTAACTTGTCAAGAGTATATCCAATACCTACACCCTGGCAATGTTAAAAGGCCCGCCATATCCGCCTATGCAACATCACATGTAGCCACGTGGCACAGATCTGAACATCTACAGAATACAGACACTCACCATGGTTCCTCTCAGGATCGTCCTCCGGAAGTGTGACCTTCCCAGCATCTATCCAGTAAACCCTGGAGATATTAAAAGGCCCGCAGTACCCTGCAGTACAGCCGTGAGACACATCGCAGCCTGTAGCGACGTGGCACAGGCAGCGGTAGCACGCTTGCGACAGGTTTGAGATATACAGGCCTGAAAAAGTTTGACAAACGTAGTATAAGGGTCTGGGTTAAAGAgtttgctaaattttattgtacgaagagtttcatagtaaaccgccgcggcgcgccgggtgacgttgataaatctgtcaagtgcggatggtgcaactggcactaagtgTGTCGTCGCTTTGCTTTGTGGGTCTAATTCACTATTGATCTCAATTTCAGGTGGCATTTTTTGTCTTATGATGGGCGTTAGGaggaaaatattaataaaataaaggcGTTTTCCGGTCCCTGCATAGGTTCTATTCTATACTTACACATATTTCTGATGATGGGACGATGAAAAATACGTAAgttctatacctacttacatattattatgaaacTTTTTTCCAAGTATCAAAAAGAAAACCATTTTTTCTAAGTATCAATAGGAAAAACCAATTACCTAGGGAACATTAAAAAAGTTCTGATAAGTAATAAACAATCAGTGGAGTGGTGTTCATAGTTCGCACTCACACTAAATTAATGTTTAGATTGGACATTGATTAAATATCAATCAAATGTAATGTTGTGGTTGGAAATGGAATTTCAATTCAGTTACACACgtgtcataattattaattattattaatgtgcAATTATGATATACCTATTATAGTGTGAGACAATTGATGTGCCAAAGTGGGTAATAGTGACTTTGCCTATGAAGCCAATGctggtcgcgggttcgaatcccggtaaaggcatttatttgtgtgatgatcacagatatatatttttctgagtctcgggtgttttctatgtacctatacctatctatacatatacgtacgtatgtatatcgtcgcctagtagccatagtacaagctttgcttagtttggagcTAGGTCAATATGTGTAACTTTTccgttaatatttatatatttattattttaatgttttcaacaatagcctcctaaggcccagccatacaatcgaaacatccaaaatttgtcactgaaatttgaacctaaatagtaagaaatagagttgattttgcgttatTTGAAACTTGAACGAAAcaaaagcaaaagcgactctgttacaattgaatatggtttaaattacatcgaactgagtAGGTACTAGAGGTGgaaccttgggccttaggaggataggacACAGTAAAAAAATTTGGGCCAAGTTTTGAGTATAATTCTAATAACTTAGCGCCATTTTGACTAAATTTTGATATAAATTGCTATAACTAAATTCAGATCAGTCAACTGTGCCAGGATGTTGAATAGAAGAGTTTAAGTACTGGAAAATAGCTTACAGACTTACCAGTGGAACCTGTTATGCAGTAAAAACCCAACATTACACCTATGAAAGGCAACAAAACTTTAATAAACCTTCTCATTTCCTTAAAAACTGACCGAATCACTGAACTGAACGTTTCGTAAAATCGAACACCAAATGCGTTTAATTTTCCGCGCTCCaactctttttaatttttattaattttaagtcACTGGCCGGTAAGGTTTTAAAAATAGATGGAGCTCTATGGTAAACAAGCGTCTGCCTTTAAAAGCATAGTtaaactgttttgttttataaatacgaGAAGCACGTTTTGGATCAGGTTTCTGCGCAAGAGACTGGTTTGGATGATAAAAGTAGAAGTAGTCCGACTTTATAAATCcaattatttaaagtttatttgagTATTCTTGCTGTGCATCGCATCTCGTGCGTCtaatacttaaataggtacGAGCGTGATGCACTGTTGTTATTGTGAATTGAACATCAAATCAAGTTGTATATTCAAATTGGAATGTGGTTCTAGGTTAATTGGCTGCTTCGTACTTGAACGATCATTGATCAAAATGATCAATCAATACGAAAAAGGTTCATTATATACTCTGTCAAAGCATTTCCGTCAGAGCCCGTACTCCCAGCAAGGGCCGATTGACCCTCACCTAATACCagtataattgaaaaaaaaaagttgcgcaaacgttgcgtcgagcagcagacaaaaagttgactagacgccgtcgacgctcgggagacgctagtttGGGATGGCccttaattaattctgtttttccctacttattaaccttttgaccaCTATAGTGTTATggcggacgctgtcaaagtaacTTTCACACTTACGAGTAGGGTTTACATTAGCTAGCTTGCGCCCGGGATATTGGCGAGTGATGTTTGTGTTTATGACATAAAGCGTCCAAAGggttaaaaagtaaaactaCACTTCATGGAAATGGCCtgaaatacatttaaattcGAGAGCATTCTACATAACAAGCTACCTGCCGATTGCAGTCACAGAGCACACGAGATTCCAGTAATTCATCTTGGCACGAGCCTCAACAAGACTGACAGGTCCCGTGCCAAGTTGCCAACTCGTTAAAGCTCTGGCCAGTTAGTAGCGTTTCAcgagttattttttaaattcttcgACATTAGCTTGGGCCGGCTGAAAGATAATTCTTTCACCAATGTACACACAAATAtacatgtatgtacctatgtacgtcACAGGGTAGCCCAAACatacattgtattttttttactgccGCATTCAATTCAAACGTTTGCTAAAgcttaaatgtatttttttaaagataatatgTTATTGTGAAATGAATGTATCTATCAATATGTATCAATaaaattctgattctgattctgatcttaatttttagggttccgtacccaaagggtaaaaacgggaccctattactaagactccgctgtccgtccgtccgtccgtccgtccgtccgtctgtcaccaggctgtatctcacgaaccgtgatagctagacagttgaaattttcacagtaatgatgtatttctgttgccgctataacaacgaatactaaaaacagaataaaataaagatttaagtggggcccccatacaacaaacgtgatttttgaccgaagttaagcaacgtcgggcggggtcagtacttggatgggtgaccgtttttttgcttgtttttttttgcttgttttgctctattttttgttgatggtgcggaaccctccgtgcgcgagtccgactcgcacttggccggtttttttttttaaagacgtgacgtgaaagttaaaaaatattatacctcgggaacaaataatttcttttttcaataaataatttgtcaacgtatttttggccCATCCCGTAATATACACAAAAAGACGCCATTTATAACGCCACCCACGGTAATCGTTTCAGCCTAAAACCCACGGCAATCGCTTCAGCCTAAACGTTAAACGTAGCCTTAGCATTAGACTGCTAATGCTGTTTGCACTCGCCGCTAACGAAGAGCGTTTAGGTAGTAGCCGTCGTTTCTAACTTCATGCCAAGCTCTAATTAATAGACCAGTATGTCTAGAACTGTGTGGTATGTAATTATTAGACCGCAGTTAGGCTTCTGATCCTTGTACCTAAGTATAGTGGTGTTCCTAGGCTTCAAGGAACCTGATGTTGCCAGACTGAAAAGAGGTGCTGCTGCGACACAGTTCTAGAAATCcatagggcctaccgcgaaactcGACAATTGAAACTTCGTTATCTGGCTCTCTATTACTTTTGCATGTtcaagcgatagagaggcaaatagaCGAACGAAAGAAAGAAACGGCTCAACGTTTCGAATATAGTCCGATAataaattgtagaaaataattgagggcgccacttcctgcgtaactgtcacatttttgacgtaaaatgcttaaacatggcaacaatttagtatgttttttttagttccattttatttaatttctactattttatgt of the Cydia amplana chromosome 14, ilCydAmpl1.1, whole genome shotgun sequence genome contains:
- the LOC134653849 gene encoding lysozyme-like — encoded protein: MRRFIKVLLPFIGVMLGFYCITGSTGLYISNLSQACYRCLCHVATGCDVSHGCTAGYCGPFNISRVYWIDAGKVTLPEDDPERNHAWEDCARSYHCASRIVEGYLQKFGKDCNSDGVTDCFDYMMINGNGGYGCTAPLNRSANGRRWLQRFQDCALNL